CCGCTTGACGCCGCGGCCAGTCGCCGACCGGTTTGCGCGCCGATCGCCGATGCCCGTCGATCGAAACCGGCCTTGCGCCCACTACCCGATTCGTTTGTAGAATCGACGTGGGTTCGCCGTTCACGACACGGTACAAGACATGATCCTCACCGGCCGCCCCGCCGGATGCCGGTAGGATCGACCACACCACCCACCGGAGGGCACCATGGCGATTCACGAAGTCTTTCCGTATCTGCGCGCCAAAAGCGCGGAGGACGCCATCGCGTTCTATGCGAAGGCATTCGGCGCGCAGGAGAAATTCCGGCTCGTCGAGCCGTCGGGGCGCATCGGCCACGCCGAATTGCAGCTCGGGCCGTGCACGCTGATGATCTCGGACGAGTTCCCGGAATACGACCTGTTCGCACTCGACCCGGACGGCAACGCGCCGATGGTGCTCCATCTTCATGTCGACGACGCCGATGCGACGATCGCCGCCGCCGTCGCGGCCGGCGCGCACGTGACGCGCGCACTCCAGGACCAGTTCTACGGCGAGCGCTCGGGCAGGATCCGCGATCCGTTCGGTTACGATTGGCTGATCGGGCATACGATCGAAACGGTCGAACCCGACGAAATGCAGCGGCGTTACACGGCGCTGATGTCCGGCAATCAGTAAGCAGTCCGGACGGCGTCTCCCGATCGATCACCCCGCTAATCGCGATGCACTACCACCCCGACGACGTCAGCCGGCTTTTCGTCGGTGTTCCAACACTGCAGTTGAACCGCGCCGCGCCGGCCGAACGGTTTCTCGCCGCCGCCGTCGAATCCGGCGTCGAGCTCCGGCCGCGTTGCCGCGCGTCGTCGTCCGGCTGAGACCGTGGCACTCGCCGGAAGCGCTCGAGGCGAGTGTGAATGCCGTGCGCGCCGCCTATCGAAGCGGCGGTGCCGACGCGGCGCTGCCACTCGCCCGCCGCTAGACGTTCGGCACACCATCGTCGCGCGATGGCGCGCCGAACCGTACGCCGCGCCCGCCTCCCAGCCATCGACACCCCCGCGATTCCGACCGATTCCGCAGAGGACCTTTCCTGTGCAACGCCTTAATCGACCGCCGCACGATCTCCAATAATGGCCGCTCGACCCATCGGCCGCGAGGCCGGACCAACAACAAACTCCTATGCATTCCTGCCAAATGAACCAGCATGCCGGCGCACGCGTCGCGGGACCGTCATTGCCGCCTGCCTGAGCAGCTTCGTGCCGGATGTCGCGCATGCCCAGAGCAGCGTGACGCTGTACGGCCTGATCGACACGTCGATCACCTACTCGACCAACCAGCGCACGCGCGGTGCCGGCTCGCCCGGCGGCGGCAGCGTCGCGATGACGAGCGGCGCACTGAACGCGTCGCGCTGGGGGCTGCGCGGCCGCGAGGATCTCGGCGGCGGAATGGCTGCGGTCTTCGCGCTCGAAAACGGCTTCTCGGGCACCACCGGCAAGCTGTCGCAGAAAGGCGTCGACCTGTTCGGCCGCCAGGCGTGGGTCGGCGTGAGTTCGCAGACGGCCGGCACGCTGTCCTTCGGACGCCAGTACGACCTGATCCTCGATTACGTGACGCCGCTCGGCGCGTCCGGCCCCGGCTGGGGCGGCAATCTCGCGGTCCACCCGTACGACAACGACGATTCGAACCGCAACCTGCGCATCAACAACGCCGTGAAGTACGCGAGCCCGACGGTTCGCGGGTTGAGATTCGGCGCGATGGTCGGCTTCTCGAACGCGGCCGGCCAGTTCTCCAACAATGCGGTGTGGAGCACGGGGGTGTCGTACGAGAACGGGCCGGTGAAGCTCGGCGCCGGCTACCTGAAGATCAGCCGCGACCGCAACGCGCCGAACCCGGACGGCGCACTGAGCACGGTCGACGGCTCGGCGACGATCACGGGCGGCAACCAGCAGATCTGGGCGATGGCCGGCCGTTATGCGTTCGGCCCGCACTCGGTCGGCGCCGCGTGGTCGCATTCCGCCACCGACGGCGTGACGGGCGTGCTCCAGGGCGGCAACATCGCGCCGCTGAAGGGCGAATCGCTGGTGTTCGACAACTTCTCGATCGACGGACGCTACTTCGTCACGCGCGCGCTGAGCGTCGCCGCCGCGTACACGTACACGATGGGCCGCTTCGACACCCGCAC
This is a stretch of genomic DNA from Burkholderia cenocepacia. It encodes these proteins:
- a CDS encoding VOC family protein, which encodes MAIHEVFPYLRAKSAEDAIAFYAKAFGAQEKFRLVEPSGRIGHAELQLGPCTLMISDEFPEYDLFALDPDGNAPMVLHLHVDDADATIAAAVAAGAHVTRALQDQFYGERSGRIRDPFGYDWLIGHTIETVEPDEMQRRYTALMSGNQ
- a CDS encoding porin; this translates as MAARPIGREAGPTTNSYAFLPNEPACRRTRRGTVIAACLSSFVPDVAHAQSSVTLYGLIDTSITYSTNQRTRGAGSPGGGSVAMTSGALNASRWGLRGREDLGGGMAAVFALENGFSGTTGKLSQKGVDLFGRQAWVGVSSQTAGTLSFGRQYDLILDYVTPLGASGPGWGGNLAVHPYDNDDSNRNLRINNAVKYASPTVRGLRFGAMVGFSNAAGQFSNNAVWSTGVSYENGPVKLGAGYLKISRDRNAPNPDGALSTVDGSATITGGNQQIWAMAGRYAFGPHSVGAAWSHSATDGVTGVLQGGNIAPLKGESLVFDNFSIDGRYFVTRALSVAAAYTYTMGRFDTRTGQTRPKWNQVVAQAGYVLSKRTDAYLEGTYQSVSGGNGNPAFNATVWTLTPSANSNQVVVALGLRHKF